In the Anastrepha obliqua isolate idAnaObli1 chromosome 1, idAnaObli1_1.0, whole genome shotgun sequence genome, one interval contains:
- the LOC129236132 gene encoding protein takeout-like, with product MQQQLSRFASSAHFAFFAIINCQLAALVSGHEYLREKPTFLQPCHLHDAGNGKCLANAFENLFTNWRNGVPGLKGLSPIDPFHVKRVRLSQQTENLADIKAELKDVVAHGMSGTKVLKTSVNAKDYTIEFKLRTPSVHVEGDYKVKGRILILNLDSAGKISSTVENLEYRIACKADLKQIDGEYFFDITSAAARIDNVGNFKIHFSNLFGGNKELEESAHDLFNNNWREIFEIMRPAFGQTINTIVLDRYKKILKYVPASYFLDDLP from the exons ATGCAGCAGCAGCTCAGTAGATTCGCTTCAAGCGCACACTTTGCGTTCTTCGCCATAATCAATTGCCAACTAGCAGCACTTGTCAGTGGCCATGAATATTTGAGAGAGAAAC CAACATTTTTACAGCCATGCCATTTGCATGATGCCGGCAATGGTAAATGTCTGGCGAATGCTTTTGAAAACTTGTTTACCAACTGGCGGAATG GCGTGCCTGGCCTGAAAGGACTCAGTCCCATAGATCCATTTCATGTGAAGCGCGTGCGGCTCTCGCAACAAACGGAAAACTTGGCAGACATAAAGGCCGAACTGAAAGATGTGGTGGCGCATGGCATGAGTGGCACAAAAGTGCTGAAAACATC CGTCAATGCCAAGGACTACACGATCGAGTTCAAATTGCGTACGCCATCTGTGCATGTCGAAGGCGATTACAAAGTCAAAGGACGCATACTGATATTGAATTTGGACAGCGCTGGCAAGATTTCATCCACTGTCG AAAATCTCGAATATCGCATTGCCTGCAAGGCGGATCTCAAGCAAATCgatggagaatatttttttgacattacTTCAGCCGCGGCGCGTATTGACAATGTGGGCAACTTTAAGATACATTTTTCGAATCTCTTTGGTGGCAATAAAGAGCTGGAGGAGAGTGCGCACGATCTTTTCAATAACAACTGGCgtgaaattttcgaaattatgCGCCCGGCCTTCGGGCAAACAATCAATACCATTGTACTCGACCGGtataaaaagattttgaaatatgtaCCGGCTAGCTACTTTTTGGATGATTTGCCATAG
- the LOC129236129 gene encoding polycystic kidney disease 2-like 1 protein isoform X2 — MEKEVTKHRQTALSKATKKSHRLKYENEAAARSALIEFCIYMCFLAVTIIVASSSRNLSMYFFNDSIDNLFVNRDLNAPVYEVDLEFENLATVADLWGFLQGKCIPDLHGEEDGDDAVESEQTNQRRRRAPEEELIFLTQNLVLGPPRLRQIRVKADTCEVHEVFGRYFNKCYADYSKAHEDTSAEFMGAKYKTLSELKARSYWGKITTYDSGGFVKDLTYDYEENQRIVADLKKRKWLDRASRLFMIEFTLFNANKNLMNNIKFVAELPPTGGVVPSYSIQSVKTSSVFWKDGIVVFVAGILFYLFIIYYTIVEILELHHMGLANYVRVMWNFVDFWIIALAYLALIYDIWHPFYVNLLYKRLEENPNEFLALDTFCFWNLMYRDIMAICAFLVCIKTFKFISFHSSVRHFYVTISSCFRDLLGFSTMFIIVFLAYAELGLLLFGNEQNDFRNFYESLLTMVRMILGDFDYRTMERANRILGPIYFLTYILLVFFILLNMFLAIINDTYGTVKSEVKGGRNYLLLYIRKLLHRWCPKCFRARPQDEAQPEDQAKPSHRKDDAPDNFEPIGQQEQQMQDANSAAISRLTARQAALEDVIAQMVTDVDRTMRKVLPRRRKRLTVRQETSSEPETREG; from the exons ATGGAAAAAGAGGTTACAAAACACAGACAAACTGCGCTATCGAAAGCTACAAAGAAATCGCACCGGCTCAAATATGAAAACGAAGCTGCCGCACGCTCGGCACTGATCGAGTTCTGCATCTACATGTGCTTTCTGGCGGTGACGATTATAG TGGCCTCATCTTCGCGTAATTTgtcaatgtatttttttaatgacagCATCGACAATCTATTCGTAAACCGCGATCTCAATGCGCCAGTATATGAAGTTGatcttgaatttgaaaatttggctACAGTAGCTGATTTGTGGGGGTTTTTGCAAGGTAAATGTATACCCGATTTACATGGCGAGGAAGATGGTGATGATGCCGTTGAGAGCGAACAAACAAACCAACGTAGGCGACGCGCACCTGAAGAGGAGCTTATTTTTCTAACCCAAAATCTAGTATTGGGACCACCACGCCTGCGTCAGATACGTGTGAAAGCGGACACTTGCGAGGTGCACGAGGTGTTTGGCAGATATTTCAACAAGTGCTATGCCGACTATTCGAAAGCCCATGAGGATACGTCCGCTGAATTTATGGG tgctaaatatAAGACGCTGAGTGAATTGAAAGCTCGATCGTATTGGGGTAAGATCACCACTTATGACAGTGGTGGTTTTGTGAAGGACTTAACCTATGATTATGAAGAGAATCAGCGAATTGTGGCAGATTTGAAGAAGAGAAAGTGGCTGGATCGCGCCTCCCGTTTGTTTATGATTGAGTTTACACTCTTCAAtgcgaataaaaatttaatgaataataTTAA ATTTGTTGCCGAATTACCACCGACCGGTGGTGTTGTCCCTTCCTATAGCATACAATCAGTCAAAACAAGTTCGGTGTTTTGGAAGGACGGTATAGTGGTATTTGTGGCAGGCATTCTTTTTTATCTCTTCATTATATATTACACAATTGTTGAAATCCTCGAACTACATCATATGGGTTTGGCGAATTATGTGCGCGTAATGTGGAACTTTGTAGACTTTTGGATAATTGCG TTAGCATATCTCGCGCTAATCTACGATATCTGGCATCCATTCTATGTGAATCTATTATACAAAAGGTTAGAAGAAAATCCAAATGAGTTTCTGGCGTTGGATACGTTTTGCTTTTGGAATTTAATGTATCGCGATATTATGGCCATTTGTGCCTTTTTGGTTTgcattaaaacatttaaattcattAGTTTCCATTCATCAGTGAGACATTTTTATGTGACCATAAGTTCC TGTTTTCGTGATCTCTTGGGCTTCAGCACCATGTTCATCATTGTCTTTCTGGCCTATGCTGAATTGGGTCTGTTATTATTCGGCAATGAACAGAATGATTTTCGCAACTTTTATGAATCATTACTAACAATGGTACGCATGATTTTGGGTGATTTTGATTATAGGACTATGGAAAGGGCAAATCGCATACTCGGTCCAATCTACTTCCTCACTTATATACTCCtggttttcttcattttactg AATATGTTCTTGGCCATTATTAATGATACCTATGGTACTGTGAAGAGTGAGGTTAAGGGAGGCCgcaattatttattactttatatAAGGAAATTGCTACATAGATGGTGCCCCAAATGTTTCCGCGCGCGGCCGCAGGACGAAGCACAACCAGAAGATCAGGCAAAACCTTCGCATCGCAAAGATGATGCACCAGA TAATTTTGAACCCATCggacaacaagaacaacaaatgCAAGATGCGAACTCTGCGGCGATTAGTCG TTTAACAGCGCGTCAAGCCGCTTTGGAGGACGTCATCGCACAGATGGTTACCGATGTTGATCGAACAATGCGAAAGGTTTTGCCACGTCGACGTAAAAGACTAACTGTTAGACAAGAAACTTCGTCGGAACCTGAGACCCGTGAAGGctaa